A segment of the Streptococcus chenjunshii genome:
ATCGTATTATCTTTATGGCTGATGGCGAAATTTTAGTCGACACAACCGATGTTCAGAATTTCTTTGACAATCCTACGGAACCGCGTGCTAAACAGTTCTTAAGCAAAATTATCAACCATACCAGTGAACGCGTATCAGTCAAATAGGAGGAATGTTATGAAATTAAAACCATTTCTGACAAGTCTAGCTGCTGTTTTTCTGATTCTTACTTTCTTATTCACAGGTCAGAAAAGGGTTGCTGCCGCTGATTCGGAACAGATTCAAAAGATTAAAGATGCCGGTGTTCTGAAAGTAGGTGTCAAACAGGATGTCCCCAACTTCGGTTATTACAGTGCTGATACTGGGAAATATGAAGGTATGGAAATCGATATCGCCCAAAGAATCGCTGCAGATCTGGGAGTTAAAGTCGAATACGTGGCTGTGACCACTCAAACCCGAGAGCCGCTCATGGATAACGGCCAGATTGATATTTTGATTGCTACCTACACGATTACTGAAGAACGCCAAGCGAATTACAGTATTTCCAACCCATATTACTATGATGAAATCGGTTTTCTGGTCAGAAAATCCAGCCATATTAAAACGATAGCTGATTTAGACGGCATGACCATCGGCGTGTCGCAAGGGGCTACAACAAAAGCAAATTTGGAAGCTTACGCTAAAGAGCATGATTTATCCTTTAAATATGTTCAGCTGGGAAGCTTCCCCGAATTAGCCATCTCGCTTTACGCAACCCGTATTGATGCCTTTTCTGTAGACAAGTCCATTCTCACAGGTTATGTCAGCAAGAAAACTGAAATTCTTAAAGAAGGATTCAATACACAAGAATACGGCATTGCCACTAAGAAGTCTAATACTGATATTACAGACTACATTAATAATCTGCTCAGCCAGTGGAGTAAAGACGGCAGCCTTCAGCAAATCTACGATAAATATGACTTGACACCTGCTGCTGCAGAATCAGTAACAACTAAATAATTAATAAACTACAGACTTTACCAAAAAGATACCGATCCTCTCCTCTTAAACCGTATTGTAAAGCTTGATCAGCTGTAAAGTTAAAATGTTGTAAGTACAGATTTGTGGAAATCGATGAGTTGATCAGTCAGTTTGGCAATATTCTGTATCTTGTGGAATTGAACACGGCCTAAACGCTGTGAGAAAAAGTCCGCCCTCCCTTGAGTCTTTAGTGACTCAGCGGTCGGACGCCTATTTTCTCTTTGCGTTCTTAACGGCCTTTGTATCTTGTAGAATTGAACACGGCCTAAAATCCTAGTGAAAAAGAGACGCACTCGTAGGAAGTCGCAGGCTGACTACGAGTGTGGCTGCTCTGTGCAGTATATCTGCTAGTGTGATGCAAGCATATTGCTAAACAGCCTTAGCCGTAGACGTCTGAATGCTTTGCAGTCAAGACAGCTTGCCGCAGCATTCTAGCCGTCTTGACATGGATGCGTCTGCGAAATCACAGATTTCGGACTTACCGCCATTTTCATACGGATTTTTAGACGGCCTTTGTATCTTGTTAAAGGAGAATCTCGTGATTATATTAGTAACAACAAGCAGTCCTTTCGCTTTGTCGCGCTGGGGTGAGTTCTTCGCTAACTTTGGAGAATTTATAAAAGGTTTTTTCTATACACTGGGAATGTCTGCTGCCGCTCTGCTTTTGGCTTTAGCTTTAGGAATCGTTTTCGGTGCCATGAGTTCAGCGAAAAATAAAGTGTTTAAAGCAATTGCCCGTGTTTATGTTGAAGTTTTCCAAAACACGCCGCTTTTAGTTCAGTTTGTGTTTGTCTATTACGGCCTTGCCATCATCAGTAACGGCGCGATAATGATTTCAACGTTTTTTACGGCTGTTCTCTGCGTTGGCATTTACCACGGCGCTTACATTGCCGAAGTTATTCGTTCCGGTATTGAAGCTGTCCCTCGAGGGCAGACCGAAGCAGCGCTTTCCCAAGGTTTTACATACAGTCAGACTATGAGTTTGATTATCTTGCCACAGGCTGTTCGAACTATTCTGCCGCCGATGACCAACCAAGTCGTTAACTTAATCAAAAACACATCAACTGTCGCTATTATTTCCGGTGCTGACATTATGTTTGTTTCTAAAGCTTGGGCTTACGACACGACTAATTATGTCCCTGCTTTTGCCGGTGCTGCCTTTCTGTATTTTATTATGTGCTTTCCTTTGGCAACTTGGGCACGACGGATGGAAGAAGAAAATAAAAAATCCTATTCGCTGTAATTGGTTAAAAAAATCAGAAACAAACTTACTCTATCCTATCTCAGAACCGTATAAGCGGTTCAAACTAAGACAGGAATCCTTAGTCAGCTGGCTCCTATCAGTCACGGTTAAAATAAATGAATCTATTTTTCTGAGATTTCGTTTCCAGCTGTTTTAGTGTAAGTCCCATCCCTATCATAAGGAGAACTATTTATGTCATCAGTTTTAACACAGACCAACTTAAACTTTATTCTCCAAGGTTTAGGATTGACTCTTTATATTTCCTTTATTTCTATTGTTCTCTCGACTGTTATTGGAACGCTTCTAGCAGTTATACGCAATGGAAAAAACAGGCTGCTGCGTCTTATTTCCAGCGTTTATATTGAGTTTGTCCGCAATGTTCCTAACCTTCTTTGGATCTTTATCATCTTCTTGGTTTTTCAAATGAAATCAACCCCTGCCGGTATCACGGCTTTTACAGTCTTCACTTCAGTAGCATTGGCCGAAATTATCCGAGGCGGGCTAAATGGAGTTGATGGCGGTCAGACCGAAGCCGGACTATCACAGGGCATGACTAATTTCCAAGTGTTCATTTATATTGTTTTCCCTCAGGCTTTTCGCAAAATGCTGCCGGCAATCATCTCTCAGTTTGTAACGGTTATCAAGGATACTTCTCTGCTTTATTCTGTTATTGCTATTCAGGAGCTTTTCGGCAAAAGTCAAATCTTGATGGGACGCTATTTTGAAGCCAGTCAAGTATTTACGCTTTATGCTTTAATAGCAGGTATCTACTTTATCATTAACTTTACCATCTCGGCCTTTTCCAGACGCTTAGCTAAAAGGTGGGAACAAGCTGCAGAATAATCATCATCTGTTTAATTAATGGTTAGAAAAAGCGAATTATATATATAAAAAGTCATAAAACCAGCGAGAGTGAAACTCTTTCGCTGGTTTTTTTAATCAAAGATACTAATACTCTATTGTCGCTTGACGCAACGCAACAGCATGTGTTCAGCAAGCAGAATCAAGGCAAGCTCAGTCAATAAGAGTGTCCTGACTGCGTTCAAGAATATCACCGCTTACAGAATCAATAGCATAGTCATACTCCAATCCGGCAGCCGGATCGTCGAAGTCGACTTCATAATAGCTCACACCATGTTCAAAATCTTTTTCAACCTTGAGGTTGATAACAGCTGATTCATCCAGTCCTGCATCTGCAAGTGCAATAGCCTTAGCTTGTTCAGCAGTTATTTCCTGATCTGTATCGCCTGAAGTCGTTTCAGAACTTGGTGCAGAGCTTGAACTTGTGCTGGCTGAACTTGAAGTTGAGGTTTGTTTTTTTTCTAAATCATAACCCAGCACACTCCCATCTGTAGCGTCAATCGTATAATCATATTCACTGTCTGCTGTATAAAATTCAATTTCATAAGTAGCTTTAAAATTGTCTCTATCTTTCTTTGTAGAGCTAAAAGTAACATCGGAAGCAGTCAGTCCTGCATGCTTTAAAGCAATTGCCTGTGCCTGCTGTTCAGAAAGTTTATAACGAGGCCATGCGTAGGCGAAAACAACACCGCCAATCACAGCAATTAATACCAGAAGAGGAAGACCAATTTTCAGTACCCGCTTTTTCATGAGAACCCCCCTTTCATTAAGATACAAAGGCCGTGAAGAACGCAAAGAGAAAATAGGCGTCCAACCGCTGAGTTACTAAAGACTCAAGGGAGGGCGGTCTTTTTCTCACAGCGTTTAGGCCGTGTTCAATTCCACCAAGATACAAAAGGCCGTGAAGGAATCTAAAGGAAACTAAGAACAGCAAAAATTATCTGTGAGCTGAAGCAGCATTCTTTAAAAAATTTAGTGAAATTTTAAGATTCCTAACAGCCCGTCAACTGCGACAAAACTGATTATAAAATGAGTTCTTTCCTTCACTATTAGTATAACAAAAACCAAGCCTGAAAGCTTGGTTTTTCGACGAAGAAAGTGTGGCAAAAGTGTGGCATATTTCTATTTAATTGAGCAAAAGATAATTGGACAGTCTTTGTAATCTTCCTAATCTAAATCTGCCTTAATCAGTTTGAAACCATATCCCCAAACCGTTTCAATAAGGATATTCCCTCCGGCTTCTCTCAGCTTTTTACGTAAACGTTTAATAGCATCATCTGCTGCACGGGTTTCAACGGCATCTGCATAGCCCCAAATTTCAGTTAAAAGAGCAGTTCGTGCTACGGCTTCTTCCTTATGCTCTAAAAGATATTTCAACAATTTAAATTCAAGCTGGGTCAGCTTAATCATCTTTCCCTGATAAAAAGCGGATCGGTCTTTGAGAGACAGGGTCAGTCCACCGTACACAAGCGGATCTGACTGTCTAGATAGTTGATATTGACGGGATAAAATGGCTTTAACCCGCAACGTTAATTTAAGCGGTGAAAAAGGTTTAGTAAAGTAATCATCTGCACCAGCAGCAAAAGCCGCAATAAAATCATTATCACTGTCACGCGCTGTCAGCAAAATAATCGGCAAATCCCACTGTTGGCGGATAGTCTTTATAAGATTAAAACCTGCGGCATCAGACATCGCGACATCTAAAATAAGAAGATCAGCTTCGGCTTCCGTAAGGCGCTCAATAAGCTGTTTCCCAGTGGTAAACGTTTCTACTTCCATCCCTTCCTCACGCAGAAAAGAGGCCAGAAGCTCCCGAACATTTTTTTCATCATCTGCCACATAAATTTTAGTCATTGCTGCCTCTTTTCATTTTTTTCTTTTACTTAAAAATAGTTATTTATAATTTTTGCACTTGGAATACCTTGTTTGAAATAAAAGTTCAGAATGCACCTGTTTTTTTTTAAATTTTTGCTTAAGGTATAAGGCTTAAAAACTTATTTTTTAAGCTTTAAACTTTTTACAAAGGTTCGTCTAAAAGAAGCCACTTCTTGCTTGAGGGATCTCCCGTTTCTGGCATAATAGCCTTTTTTATTAAGGTAACTCATATTCCAAAGACGGTGCCCGCGTCTGTAAATCATTTTGGGAGCATAAAAAGGATTGCCGGCATTAGCAAGGGCCTGCCGGCGAAACAAAGGGTCATGGATTTTAACCGGCATAATATCCAATTCTCTGTGCCGCCGGTTATTGCGATTAGCATAATTAAAACTAGCGCCATTAATCAGGCCATTAAGCTTTCTTCCTCGAGGGTCCAGTTCATTAGCAAAGCAATCTTGGCTGTCAAGGATAAATTCTGTATGGAATCCCATAACAATCTTAATATTAATGGGAAATGAAATGTCATTGCCGCTTTGCGGCAGTTTGTTATGCAGACGGGAAGATTCTCCCAAATTGAAGTCAAAGCGACGGCGCCAAAAACGTTTCCTCTTCTTTGTCCGCAGATAATGCAGAAGTGATTCTCTATCTGTATCCCCAGGAAAACATCTGCGCACCCATTCAGCCTGATAGGCGGAAATCACATAGCGAAACTGATGAATTTGATGAGCAAGTTTATCTGCAGTACTCAGTGTCTCTTTAGGAAAAGCCAGCTGAACTGCAAGAGCTAATTCATGCCAAAACTTGTGATCAGGCACCAAACTGTCTGAAAAACTTTCCAGAAGCTTTTGGATTTCTCCTGCTTCTCCGCTGAGTTCTGCAGGCATAGCAGCTAACTGCATCAGCTTCTCCAGTAAAGAACGGGCAGATTTTTCGGTCAAACCGACACTGCTCTTCTGCCAAAAATCTAAGAACTCTTGATCACCAATTAACATATCCCCTCCCCTAAACAAGATACAAAGGACGTGAAGAACACAAAGAGAAAATAGGCGGTAAGTCCGAAATCTTCGATTTCGCAGACGCCCCCCTGCCAGGACGACTAGAAGGGTGCAGTCGGCTGTCAAGACGACAAAGCCTTCAGACGGCTACGGCTGGCGGTAAGTCCGAAATCTGTGATTTCGCAGACGCCCCCCTGCCAGGACGACTAGAAGGGTGCAGTCGGCTGTCAAGACGACAAAGCCTTCAGACGGCTACGGCTGGCGGTAAGTCCGAAATCTGTGATTTCGCAGACGCACCCCTGACAGGACATCTAGGGAGCGAGGCAGAACCCCAGACCATAACGTTCAACATCTCGCCCCGCAAAGCCTAGCAGACATTTAAAGCTTTGAAAAAGCGACTAAAATGACACTAGGCTACTGCGTCTCGTGCATAATACTGACAAAATTAAGGGCTAGTTTTTAAATCAGCCTTCAGACGGCTAGAAAGCTGCGTCTGACAAAAAGTTGAACAGAACCGCCGTGCATAAGTTTCCCCTCTTCAGATCAACACTCATCCACCGGATGATGTCAGTCCACACGTCTTTCAGTTTGTTATTATACCAAAAACTGCAGAAAATACTGAAACAGTGCTTATTCCCTGCAGTTTGTTCTTTAATTATCTTCAAGGGGACGGGAGTAACGCGCAATATCCTCTAAAATAGTGTTTGTAAATTCAGCGACTGTCTCAGTATGTGTCTGTTTGCTGCCATAGCGGCGAACATTAACGGACTGTTCAGCCATCTCTCTGTCACCAACAATCAGCTGGTAAGGAATCTTTCTGGTTTGACTCTGACGGATTTTATACTGCATTTTTTCATTGCGATCATCAACATCTGCCCGTACACCGCAGTCTCGCAGTCCCTTAGCCACTTCCCAGGCATAGTCAGCATGAACTTCATTTGAAATCGGAATAACCGTAACCTGATGCGGAGCCAGCCAAGTGGGAAAGGCACCTTTATAGGTTTCAATGAGAATGGCCGTGAAGCGTTCCATCGTAGAAATAACGCCGCGGTGAATCATTACAGGACGGTGTTCTTCACCATCGGCTCCGATATAGCTGAGTTCAAAGCGTTCAGGCAGCAGGAAGTCCAGCTGAATCGTTGACAGTGTTTCTTCATTGCCCAGTGCTGTCTTCACCTGAATATCAAGCTTAGGACCGTAAAAAGCCGCTTCTCCTTCTGCTTCATAATAATCAAGCTCCATATCATCCATAGCTGCTTTGAGCATGATTTGGGCATTTTCCCACATTTCATCATTATCATAATATTTATGCTTATCGTTAGGGTCACGGTAGGATAAGCGGAAACGATAATCGGTCAGATTAAAGTCTTCATAGACATCAATAATCAGCTGCAGAGTCCGCTTAAATTCTTCGCGAATCTGCTCTGGTGTGACAAAAATATGGCCGTCATTAAGGGTCATCTCACGAACACGCTGCAAGCCGGATAAAGCCCCCGACTTTTCATAGCGGTGCATCATTCCCAGCTCAGCGATACGGATTGGCAGTTCACGGTAAGAATGAACCTGATTTTTATACACTTGAATATGATGGGGACAGTTCATCGGGCGCAGCACAAACTCCTCGCCGTCTCCCATATCCATGGTTGGGAACATATCTTCTTGATAGTGTTCCCAGTGACCGGACTGCTTGTAAAGTTCTACCGAAGCCAGAGGCGGTGTATAAACATGCTGATAGCCTGATGCCAGTTCTTTATCAATAATATAGCGCTCCAAAATACGCCGGACTGTCGCACCGTCAGGCAGCCAGAACGGCAAGCCCTGACCGACCTCTTGGCTAATCATAAACAGATCAAGCTCTTTGCCCAACTTACGGTGATCACGTTCTTTAGCTTCTTCGAGACGTTTCAGATAAGCTTTTAAATCTTTTTTATCAAACCAAGCTGTTCCGTATACCCGCTGCATCATTGCGTTATCACTGTTCCCCCGCCAATAGGCACCGGCAACATTTAAGAGACTGAACACCTGGATTCGGCCAGTTGACGGTACATGCGGGCCGCGGCATAAATCAACGTATTCCCCTTGGCGGTAAATCGTTAGACCGCCAGCATCTTCCGAATGTTCTTCAATGAGTTCTAATTTATAAGGATCATTTTTAAAGATTGCCCGCGCCTGTTCTTTAGTAACTTCTTCCCGTTCACTTGGGAAATTTTCTTTAACAATCTTGCGCATCTCTGCTTCGATACGCGGCAGATCCTCATCTCTGATTTGACCTGACTGATTATCAGTGTCATAGTAGAAGCCATCCTCAATCGCCGGCCCTACACCTAAATGGATATCTGGGAAAAGGCGTTTTGCCGCCTGAGCAAAGAGATGGGCAGCTGAGTGACGCAGGATTGGCAGAGCATCTTTATGGTCAGGTGTGATAATTTCAATACTGCCGTCTTCTGTAATAGCACGTGTTGTATCGATAAGCTTTCCATTAA
Coding sequences within it:
- a CDS encoding transporter substrate-binding domain-containing protein gives rise to the protein MKLKPFLTSLAAVFLILTFLFTGQKRVAAADSEQIQKIKDAGVLKVGVKQDVPNFGYYSADTGKYEGMEIDIAQRIAADLGVKVEYVAVTTQTREPLMDNGQIDILIATYTITEERQANYSISNPYYYDEIGFLVRKSSHIKTIADLDGMTIGVSQGATTKANLEAYAKEHDLSFKYVQLGSFPELAISLYATRIDAFSVDKSILTGYVSKKTEILKEGFNTQEYGIATKKSNTDITDYINNLLSQWSKDGSLQQIYDKYDLTPAAAESVTTK
- a CDS encoding amino acid ABC transporter permease, with protein sequence MIILVTTSSPFALSRWGEFFANFGEFIKGFFYTLGMSAAALLLALALGIVFGAMSSAKNKVFKAIARVYVEVFQNTPLLVQFVFVYYGLAIISNGAIMISTFFTAVLCVGIYHGAYIAEVIRSGIEAVPRGQTEAALSQGFTYSQTMSLIILPQAVRTILPPMTNQVVNLIKNTSTVAIISGADIMFVSKAWAYDTTNYVPAFAGAAFLYFIMCFPLATWARRMEEENKKSYSL
- a CDS encoding amino acid ABC transporter permease, with the translated sequence MSSVLTQTNLNFILQGLGLTLYISFISIVLSTVIGTLLAVIRNGKNRLLRLISSVYIEFVRNVPNLLWIFIIFLVFQMKSTPAGITAFTVFTSVALAEIIRGGLNGVDGGQTEAGLSQGMTNFQVFIYIVFPQAFRKMLPAIISQFVTVIKDTSLLYSVIAIQELFGKSQILMGRYFEASQVFTLYALIAGIYFIINFTISAFSRRLAKRWEQAAE
- a CDS encoding PepSY domain-containing protein, which translates into the protein MKKRVLKIGLPLLVLIAVIGGVVFAYAWPRYKLSEQQAQAIALKHAGLTASDVTFSSTKKDRDNFKATYEIEFYTADSEYDYTIDATDGSVLGYDLEKKQTSTSSSASTSSSSAPSSETTSGDTDQEITAEQAKAIALADAGLDESAVINLKVEKDFEHGVSYYEVDFDDPAAGLEYDYAIDSVSGDILERSQDTLID
- a CDS encoding response regulator transcription factor, producing the protein MTKIYVADDEKNVRELLASFLREEGMEVETFTTGKQLIERLTEAEADLLILDVAMSDAAGFNLIKTIRQQWDLPIILLTARDSDNDFIAAFAAGADDYFTKPFSPLKLTLRVKAILSRQYQLSRQSDPLVYGGLTLSLKDRSAFYQGKMIKLTQLEFKLLKYLLEHKEEAVARTALLTEIWGYADAVETRAADDAIKRLRKKLREAGGNILIETVWGYGFKLIKADLD
- a CDS encoding DUF3114 domain-containing protein translates to MLIGDQEFLDFWQKSSVGLTEKSARSLLEKLMQLAAMPAELSGEAGEIQKLLESFSDSLVPDHKFWHELALAVQLAFPKETLSTADKLAHQIHQFRYVISAYQAEWVRRCFPGDTDRESLLHYLRTKKRKRFWRRRFDFNLGESSRLHNKLPQSGNDISFPINIKIVMGFHTEFILDSQDCFANELDPRGRKLNGLINGASFNYANRNNRRHRELDIMPVKIHDPLFRRQALANAGNPFYAPKMIYRRGHRLWNMSYLNKKGYYARNGRSLKQEVASFRRTFVKSLKLKK
- the thrS gene encoding threonine--tRNA ligase, producing MIKITFPDGAVREFETGITTFAVAQSISNSLAKKALAGKFNGKLIDTTRAITEDGSIEIITPDHKDALPILRHSAAHLFAQAAKRLFPDIHLGVGPAIEDGFYYDTDNQSGQIRDEDLPRIEAEMRKIVKENFPSEREEVTKEQARAIFKNDPYKLELIEEHSEDAGGLTIYRQGEYVDLCRGPHVPSTGRIQVFSLLNVAGAYWRGNSDNAMMQRVYGTAWFDKKDLKAYLKRLEEAKERDHRKLGKELDLFMISQEVGQGLPFWLPDGATVRRILERYIIDKELASGYQHVYTPPLASVELYKQSGHWEHYQEDMFPTMDMGDGEEFVLRPMNCPHHIQVYKNQVHSYRELPIRIAELGMMHRYEKSGALSGLQRVREMTLNDGHIFVTPEQIREEFKRTLQLIIDVYEDFNLTDYRFRLSYRDPNDKHKYYDNDEMWENAQIMLKAAMDDMELDYYEAEGEAAFYGPKLDIQVKTALGNEETLSTIQLDFLLPERFELSYIGADGEEHRPVMIHRGVISTMERFTAILIETYKGAFPTWLAPHQVTVIPISNEVHADYAWEVAKGLRDCGVRADVDDRNEKMQYKIRQSQTRKIPYQLIVGDREMAEQSVNVRRYGSKQTHTETVAEFTNTILEDIARYSRPLEDN